In the genome of Coregonus clupeaformis isolate EN_2021a chromosome 11, ASM2061545v1, whole genome shotgun sequence, one region contains:
- the rfxank gene encoding DNA-binding protein RFXANK, translating into MDGTDGDEISDLAASLHMFSDGLAVESTTCLPGESRGDSVLVLHGVMVTTENMGVDEEESMLKYSTTLTNRQRGNEVTVRPATLDILSIHQLAAQGEVLQVATHLSKDSSLLNCQDERGFTPLMWAAAFGEKAMVDFLLENGADPSTIAWERESALTLASSGGYAVIVKRLLEHGVDINAYDWNGGTPLLYAVRGNHVRCAEALLDKGADMNIEADSGYSPMALAVALGHKQVQKVLEDHILKLLKKKA; encoded by the exons ATGGATGGTACAGATGGTGATGAAATATCAGATCTTGCAGCCAGTCTACACATGTTCTCAGATGGCCTAGCAGTGGAATCCACTACATGTCTACCAGGGGAGTCCAGAGGAGATTCTGTGCTGGTTTTGCATG GTGTGATGGTGACTACAGAGAACATGGGTGTGGATGAGGAGGAGAGCATGTTGAAATACTCCACCACCCTCACGAATAGGCAGCGTGGGAATGAGGTCACAGTCAGACCAGCTACTTTAGACA TTCTGTCCATCCACCAGCTAGCTGCCCAGGGGGAGGTCTTACAGGTGGCAACACACCTGAGCAAAG ACAGTTCATTACTAAACTGCCAGGATGAACGGGGCTTCACTCCTCTCATGTGGGCAGCAGCGTTTGGAGAGAAAGCCATGGTGGATTTCCTCCTGGAAAAT GGGGCAGATCCTAGTACTATAGCATGGGAACGGGAGAGTGCCTTGACCCTGGCAAGCTCGGGAGGCTATGCAGTCATAGTGAAACGTCTTCTTGAACATGGAGTAGATATCAACGCTTATGACTGG AATGGTGGTACTCCTCTCCTTTACGCTGTTAGAGGGAACCATGTAAGGTGTGCCGAGGCCCTCTTAG ATAAAGGGGCAGACATGAACATTGAGGCAGATTCTGGGTATAGTCCAATGGCCTTAGCTGTTGCCCTCGGACACAAACAAG TCCAAAAGGTGTTAGAGGACCATATTCTGAAACTCCTGAAGAAAAAAGCATGA
- the LOC121576778 gene encoding nuclear receptor 2C2-associated protein produces the protein MASSLICSETQSRVSSVLNRDVKQFGKKYMFDSNEEACWNSDQGDSQWVTLEFPQPVRVSELKVQFQGGFSGKTCKLEGCPKDGDLAKIIDFYPEDSSSLQSFPIQEAPTVHRLKIVFENSADFFGRIIVYSLDILGERAL, from the exons ATGGCTTCCTCATTGATTTGCAGCGAAACACAGAGCAG aGTAAGCTCTGTTCTGAACAGAGATGTTAAGCAATTCGGGAAGAAGTACATGTTTGACTCGAATGAAGAAGCGTGCTGGAACTCTGACCAG GGCGATTCTCAGTGGGTTACTCTGGAATTCCCACAGCCTGTCAGAGTGTCAGAATTAAAGGTGCAGTTCCAAGGTGGCTTTTCAGGGAAAACGTGCAAATTGGAAg GATGCCCAAAAGATGGAGATTTGGCTAAAATCATAGATTTTTACCCAGAAGACAGCAGCTCACTACAA AGCTTTCCCATTCAGGAGGCCCCCACGGTGCACAGGCTAAAAATTGTGTTTGAGAACAGTGCCGACTTCTTTGGGCGAATAATTGTTTACTCCTTGGACATCCTGGGGGAAAGAGCTTTGTGA